ATTCCCATAGCCGCAAAGACTATTACAAAATTTCCACTTTCTTCCGAAATACGAGCTTGCCTAACGATCTGCGCTGCAAGCTCATTGTGTGGCAGTCCATCACCAGAGAAAATCGGCAGTTTCTGCCCTCTTATCAACGTCGATAAGCCGTCTATTGCGGATATTCCAGTTTCAATATAATTTCTTGGATACTTCCTTGCAACAGGATTCATCGGCCTTCCATTTATATCATATGTAACATCAGAATAAATCTCACCTGCACCATCGATAGGCTCTGCTATACCATTGAAAACTCTCCCGAGGATGTCCCGTGATAGTTGTATCCTCATGGGTTTCCCAGCAAAACTTAATGAACAGTTATCAAGGGAAAAACCTGATGTACCTTCAAAAACCTGAATAATTATCTTATCGCCATCTATTTGCACAACTTTGCCTCTTTTGCGCCCTTCACCTTCTATATCAAGCTCCACCATTTCGTCATATGCAGCATCATTGACACCATCGATGACTATAAGAGGTCCCCTCACTTCATTTAGCTTGAGATACCTTATCTTCATTTTCTGCACCTTCTTCATACATCATTTCAAGGGAATTATAGTAATCATCTATTTCCTTATTCATATTGCTAAAATACTCATCATCGTCTTCCCTTGCGTTGTACTTCATCATAATGACTTCATTGAATATTTTCTCATTGTGAACCTTTGATAATGGAATTCCCTTCTTGACACATTTTAATGCACTCTCATACAGAATATCTATGGTTTTAAGCATCTTATACTGTTTTTGTGGTGAAACATAGGTATCCATGCTGTTGTATGCATTTTGCTGTAAGTAACCCACCTTGATTATTTTCGAAATATCAAGTATTAGCCTTTCACCGTCAGGAAGCACATCTTCGCCTACTAATTTTACTATCTCCATCAATTTATTTTCTTCTTGAAGTATTCCAAGCATCTTTTCCCTTAATTTTAGCATATCCTCTGATACATTTTCAGTGTACCAGTCTCTCAACATCGATACATATCCACTGTATGATGATAACCAGTTTATCGCTGGAAAATGCCTTGCATGGGCTAATTCCCTATCAAGTGCTAAAAATGTCCCTACAACTCTTTTGGTGTTTTGTGTAACAGGTTCCGAAAAATCACCGCTGGCAGGTGATACAGCACCAATTATTGTTATAGATCCTTCTGTACCATTTAAATTCTTTACATAGCCTGCTCTTTCATAAAATTGTGCTAACCTTGAAGCAAGGTATGCAGGATATCCTTCTTCTGCGGGCATTTCCTCAAGCCTTCCGGCTATTTCCCTCAAAGCTTCTGCCCAACGAGAAGTTGAATCGGCCATCATTGCTATGCTGTACCCCATGTCCCTGAAATACTCCGCAATGGTTATTCCTGTATAAATAGATGCTTCACGGGCCGCAACAGGCATGTTTGAAGTATTTGCAATTAGTATTGTCCTATCCATTAAAGGATTGCCTGATGAAGGGTCCTTAAGCTCCGGAAAGTCCTCAAGAACTTCTGTCATCTCATTGCCACGCTCACCACATCCAATGTATATTATTAAATCTGCATCACTCCACCTTGCCAACTGATGCTGTGTAATTGTCTTACCTGTCCCAAAGCCACCCGGTATTGCTGCTGTCCCGCCTTTGGCAAGCGGGAAAAATGTGTCAATTATCCTTTGCCCAGTAACAAGCAATTTATTTATAGGTATCCTTCTCTCAATCGGCCTTGGAGTCCTGACAGGCCATTCCTGATAAAGTTTTAGCTTATATTCTTTGTCATTATCTTTTAAAATAGCTATTACATGCTCAATATTGTATGTGCCGCTTTTTTCGGCGAAGGTGACTTTTCCACCTATGCCAGGTGGAACCATGAGCATATGTGTAATTAAAGAAGTCTCTTTTATCTTTGCATATATATCGCCTGCTTTTAAGGCATCACCTTCTTTTATTAAAACCTCAACATTCCATTTTTTCTCTGTATCAAGTGAAATAAGCCCTATGCCTTCCGGTATGAACCCCTTTGATGTCTCAAAAATCTTTGAAAGGGGTCTTTCGATGCCATCAAAAATATTGCCTATAATTCCGGGACCAAGCTTTACTGAAAGGGGTTTTCCTGTTGATATGACACTTTCACCGGCTTTTAATCCAGATGTTTCTTCATAGACCTGTATTGTAGCAATATCTCCATCAAGTGATATAATTTCACCAATAAGCTTTTTTTCACCGACTAGGACCATTTCTCTCATTTTAAAGCCCCTCATATTTTTAGCTTTTA
This portion of the Thermoanaerobacterium sp. RBIITD genome encodes:
- a CDS encoding V-type ATP synthase subunit A, with product MLEGKIFYINGPVIKAKNMRGFKMREMVLVGEKKLIGEIISLDGDIATIQVYEETSGLKAGESVISTGKPLSVKLGPGIIGNIFDGIERPLSKIFETSKGFIPEGIGLISLDTEKKWNVEVLIKEGDALKAGDIYAKIKETSLITHMLMVPPGIGGKVTFAEKSGTYNIEHVIAILKDNDKEYKLKLYQEWPVRTPRPIERRIPINKLLVTGQRIIDTFFPLAKGGTAAIPGGFGTGKTITQHQLARWSDADLIIYIGCGERGNEMTEVLEDFPELKDPSSGNPLMDRTILIANTSNMPVAAREASIYTGITIAEYFRDMGYSIAMMADSTSRWAEALREIAGRLEEMPAEEGYPAYLASRLAQFYERAGYVKNLNGTEGSITIIGAVSPASGDFSEPVTQNTKRVVGTFLALDRELAHARHFPAINWLSSYSGYVSMLRDWYTENVSEDMLKLREKMLGILQEENKLMEIVKLVGEDVLPDGERLILDISKIIKVGYLQQNAYNSMDTYVSPQKQYKMLKTIDILYESALKCVKKGIPLSKVHNEKIFNEVIMMKYNAREDDDEYFSNMNKEIDDYYNSLEMMYEEGAENEDKVSQAK